In one window of Photorhabdus laumondii subsp. laumondii DNA:
- the proQ gene encoding RNA chaperone ProQ — protein sequence MENQPKLNSSKEIIAFLAERFPLCFVAEGEARPLKIGIFQDIVERIQDEECLSKTQLRSALRLYTSSWRYLYGVKEGAQRVDLDGNSCGELEAEHIEHALQQLTEAKARVQAQRAEQRAKKREAENVAAGEKNERPTAKKPAPRRRANNTEGEKRQPPRPQKRPQQARKPVAKPVQAKPIQAAPIQIVDVSSLKIGQEIKVRVGKSSVDASVLEVAKDGVRVQLPSGLAMIVRAEHLQF from the coding sequence ATGGAAAATCAACCTAAGTTGAATAGTAGTAAAGAGATTATTGCTTTTTTAGCTGAGCGTTTCCCGCTCTGTTTCGTAGCCGAAGGTGAAGCTCGTCCCTTAAAGATCGGTATTTTTCAAGATATCGTTGAACGTATTCAGGACGAAGAGTGTTTAAGTAAAACACAACTGCGCTCCGCCTTACGTCTGTACACATCAAGTTGGCGTTACCTGTATGGTGTGAAAGAAGGTGCCCAGCGTGTTGACCTTGATGGTAATTCATGCGGTGAATTGGAAGCGGAACACATTGAGCACGCTCTCCAGCAACTGACTGAAGCCAAAGCACGGGTTCAGGCACAGCGTGCAGAGCAAAGAGCTAAAAAACGTGAAGCTGAAAATGTGGCTGCTGGTGAAAAAAATGAACGGCCCACAGCCAAGAAACCCGCTCCTCGTCGCCGTGCTAATAATACTGAGGGGGAAAAGCGGCAGCCACCACGCCCGCAAAAGCGCCCTCAGCAAGCACGTAAACCAGTTGCTAAACCTGTTCAAGCTAAACCTATTCAAGCTGCACCGATTCAGATTGTCGATGTTTCATCGCTGAAAATTGGTCAGGAAATTAAAGTAAGAGTGGGTAAAAGTTCAGTGGATGCTTCTGTGCTTGAAGTCGCCAAAGATGGTGTACGGGTACAATTGCCTTCCGGTTTGGCAATGATTGTACGCGCAGAACATTTACAGTTCTGA
- a CDS encoding GAF domain-containing protein — MNKNEFYRELTGDLKALLSGEYDLIATLANASALLYERLHDVNWVGFYLIDGNTLVLGPFQGKVACVRIPVGKGVCGTAVLEKRIQRVDDVHAFPGHIACDVASNAEIVLPLIVSDRIIGVLDIDSTVFNRFDEKDEFGLQALIDGLCAHLEQCVVPKYVELNVT, encoded by the coding sequence ATGAATAAAAATGAGTTCTATCGGGAGCTTACGGGGGACCTAAAAGCTCTGTTGTCTGGTGAGTATGACTTAATAGCGACGCTGGCTAATGCCAGTGCATTGTTGTATGAACGTTTGCATGACGTTAACTGGGTTGGCTTTTACTTGATTGATGGTAATACGTTGGTGTTAGGCCCATTTCAAGGAAAAGTTGCTTGTGTCAGAATACCTGTTGGCAAGGGGGTATGCGGAACGGCTGTATTGGAAAAGCGTATCCAGCGTGTTGATGATGTTCATGCGTTCCCTGGTCATATCGCCTGTGATGTTGCTAGTAACGCTGAAATTGTGTTGCCGTTGATCGTAAGCGATAGAATTATCGGTGTATTGGATATTGATAGTACGGTCTTTAATAGGTTCGACGAGAAAGACGAATTTGGCTTACAAGCTCTTATTGATGGGCTTTGTGCTCATTTAGAACAGTGCGTTGTGCCGAAATATGTTGAATTGAATGTAACTTAA
- a CDS encoding YebV family protein, translating into MNQTKLRISSYEIDDAILSSPSQEDDITISIPCNSDQELCMQLDGWDEHTSIPALLNDKHILLYRKHYDRQKHAWVMRVV; encoded by the coding sequence ATGAACCAGACAAAATTAAGAATTTCCAGCTACGAAATTGATGATGCTATTCTCTCTTCACCTTCCCAAGAAGACGATATCACCATTAGTATTCCTTGTAATTCCGACCAGGAACTTTGTATGCAGTTGGATGGATGGGATGAACATACCAGTATTCCCGCCTTACTCAACGATAAACACATTCTTCTCTACCGAAAGCATTATGATAGACAAAAACATGCATGGGTTATGAGGGTGGTCTGA
- a CDS encoding YebY family protein has translation MKRLLLLLSLFCLSFQNVAAPIETVSKLQFGDKWAFTREEVMLDCRANKALFVINPSTLVQYPLNDIATDMMKVGKVNAKSLDIILLADSKNPTQKMSIEPFQQAALALCDKR, from the coding sequence ATGAAACGTTTACTTTTATTACTTTCCTTATTTTGTCTCTCTTTTCAAAATGTTGCTGCACCGATTGAAACGGTGAGTAAGCTACAATTTGGTGATAAATGGGCATTTACGCGGGAAGAGGTGATGTTGGATTGCCGAGCAAATAAGGCTCTGTTTGTGATTAATCCAAGTACGTTAGTGCAATACCCATTGAATGATATAGCCACGGATATGATGAAGGTAGGGAAAGTGAATGCTAAGTCTTTGGATATTATTCTATTGGCTGATAGCAAAAATCCGACTCAAAAAATGAGCATAGAGCCATTCCAACAAGCCGCTTTAGCATTGTGCGATAAGAGATAA
- the copD gene encoding copper homeostasis membrane protein CopD produces MSLAALYVLCRFTHFVAVMLVFGFSIFTAILVPERLSVLIDARLRLGVIISTVVTLVTTIGWLAIQSGIMGDGWQDICNLEIWLAVLGTTFGKVWQWQILVSIVATGFLFISKQKVRNILMLISSAVLLSCHAFIGHSVMHDGITGVFSQINQVIHLVSVGYWFGGLWPFLLCLQFLRIQNELAIGLDKQIMISMMRFSTYGHVAVTLIIITGIISSLILLPNWPKYSGSEYQSMLWLKIALVVGMVMLALINRYILVPKLKQPGRYQLLIINSWVEIILGALVLLCVAVFATYQPI; encoded by the coding sequence ATGTCTCTAGCGGCGCTGTATGTTCTTTGTCGCTTCACGCATTTCGTGGCAGTTATGTTAGTGTTTGGCTTTAGCATATTTACTGCCATATTGGTTCCTGAGCGTTTATCTGTTCTGATTGATGCGCGCCTTCGTTTAGGGGTAATTATCAGTACAGTTGTGACATTAGTAACAACAATTGGATGGTTGGCAATTCAATCGGGAATAATGGGTGATGGTTGGCAGGATATTTGTAATCTAGAAATCTGGTTGGCAGTATTGGGAACAACTTTTGGTAAAGTTTGGCAATGGCAAATACTGGTTTCAATAGTTGCTACAGGGTTTTTGTTTATCAGTAAACAAAAAGTCAGAAATATTTTGATGTTAATCAGTTCTGCTGTTTTACTCTCCTGCCATGCCTTTATCGGCCATTCGGTGATGCATGATGGGATAACAGGTGTTTTTTCTCAGATTAATCAGGTAATTCACTTAGTGAGTGTTGGATACTGGTTTGGTGGATTATGGCCGTTTTTGTTATGCTTGCAATTTTTACGGATACAAAATGAATTGGCTATAGGGTTGGATAAACAGATTATGATCTCTATGATGCGTTTTTCCACATATGGTCACGTTGCTGTAACCCTGATTATCATTACTGGCATTATAAGCAGCTTAATTTTGCTGCCGAACTGGCCGAAATATAGCGGTAGTGAATATCAATCCATGCTATGGCTGAAGATAGCATTGGTGGTGGGTATGGTGATGCTTGCATTAATTAACCGCTATATCTTGGTTCCTAAACTGAAGCAACCTGGCCGCTATCAATTGTTGATTATCAATAGTTGGGTTGAAATTATTCTTGGGGCATTGGTTCTATTATGTGTTGCTGTTTTTGCTACTTATCAGCCGATTTGA
- the yobA gene encoding CopC domain-containing protein YobA — MTISTIRSFGRKLSALIVLFVAISCQQALAHAHLTEQIPAEDTTVENTPQVITLSFSEGIELSFSKVKVIGPENKPIKTGKLKLDPATNTKLILPIEDKLTTGRYDVNWSVVSVDGHKTKGVYSFTVK, encoded by the coding sequence ATGACCATTAGCACAATCCGCTCTTTTGGCCGAAAACTATCTGCTTTAATTGTCCTTTTTGTTGCCATATCTTGCCAGCAAGCTTTGGCCCATGCGCATTTAACAGAACAAATTCCGGCAGAAGATACTACAGTAGAAAATACACCTCAGGTGATCACGCTAAGCTTTTCGGAAGGTATTGAGCTGAGTTTTAGTAAAGTAAAAGTGATTGGTCCTGAAAATAAACCCATTAAAACGGGAAAGTTAAAGCTTGATCCGGCAACTAATACAAAACTTATTCTTCCTATCGAAGATAAACTGACGACAGGGAGATATGATGTTAACTGGAGCGTGGTCTCTGTTGATGGGCATAAGACTAAAGGTGTCTATAGCTTTACAGTGAAATAA
- the ftnA gene encoding non-heme ferritin, with protein sequence MLNQEVVNKLNEQMNLEFYSANLYLQMSAWCSEQGLPGAAAFFKSHSQEEMQHMHRLFEYLSDTGTMPRLGQIDAPSADYESISHVLNRTYDHERFITAEINKLAHLAITTQDYSTFNFLQWYVAEQHEEEKLFKSILDKLDMVGEDGKALFLLDKDLKGLAAANPV encoded by the coding sequence ATGTTAAATCAAGAAGTGGTTAATAAATTAAATGAGCAGATGAATCTGGAGTTCTATTCTGCGAATTTATATCTGCAAATGAGTGCATGGTGTAGTGAACAAGGGTTACCAGGTGCCGCTGCGTTTTTTAAATCGCATTCTCAGGAAGAGATGCAGCATATGCATCGCTTGTTTGAGTATCTGAGTGATACAGGCACAATGCCACGTTTGGGGCAAATTGATGCACCTTCGGCCGATTATGAATCTATATCTCATGTACTCAATAGAACTTATGATCACGAGAGATTTATTACTGCCGAAATTAATAAACTTGCTCATTTGGCGATAACCACGCAGGATTATTCTACTTTTAATTTTCTGCAATGGTATGTAGCAGAACAGCATGAAGAAGAGAAATTGTTTAAATCTATCCTTGATAAACTGGATATGGTTGGTGAGGATGGTAAAGCGCTTTTCTTATTAGATAAGGATCTGAAAGGTCTGGCTGCTGCAAATCCTGTCTAA
- a CDS encoding DNA polymerase III subunit theta, translating to MKHNLAELSTENMDKVNVDLAASGVAFKERYNMPVLPDTVEQEQPEHLRQYFQQRLVHYRQLSKQLSNLPYEPKGR from the coding sequence ATGAAACACAATCTGGCCGAACTTTCTACAGAGAATATGGACAAAGTGAATGTTGATTTGGCAGCTTCTGGCGTAGCCTTTAAGGAACGTTACAATATGCCAGTACTTCCTGATACAGTTGAACAAGAACAACCCGAACATCTGCGGCAATATTTTCAACAACGTTTAGTCCATTATCGCCAATTATCCAAACAACTTTCCAATTTACCCTACGAACCCAAAGGCCGCTGA
- the pip gene encoding prolyl aminopeptidase has translation MSELKKLYPACEAYRSGYLDTGDGHQIYWELCGNPVGKPAVFIHGGPGGGIASYHRRLFDPKKYHVMLFDQRGCGRSKPHASLENNTTWHLVEDIERLRQLMGVEKWLVFGGSWGSTLSLVYAQTHPQHVSELILRGIFLLRPQELHWYYQDGASNFFPDKWQRTVSILSEEERKDVIKAYNKRLTNHDLRVQLEAARLWSLWEGETVTLLPSNSVECFTEDEFALAFARIENHYFINEGFMNEEQQLLNNIDVIRDIPAVIIHGRYDMACRVQNAWDLAQAWPEAELHIIEGAGHSFDEPGILHQLISATDRFAAQ, from the coding sequence ATGTCAGAATTGAAAAAATTATATCCGGCTTGTGAAGCTTATCGTTCGGGGTATTTGGATACAGGCGACGGTCATCAAATTTATTGGGAATTGTGTGGTAATCCTGTAGGTAAGCCGGCTGTATTTATTCATGGTGGGCCGGGCGGTGGTATTGCCTCTTATCACCGTCGGTTATTCGACCCAAAGAAATATCATGTCATGTTATTTGATCAGCGTGGTTGTGGGCGTTCAAAACCTCATGCCAGCTTGGAAAATAATACCACTTGGCATTTAGTTGAAGATATTGAGCGTTTACGTCAATTGATGGGAGTCGAAAAATGGCTGGTATTTGGTGGTTCGTGGGGTTCAACTTTATCTTTAGTTTACGCCCAAACTCATCCTCAACACGTTTCTGAATTAATTCTTCGGGGAATTTTCTTACTGAGGCCACAAGAGTTGCACTGGTATTATCAGGATGGTGCTTCTAATTTCTTCCCTGACAAGTGGCAACGAACGGTATCTATTTTATCGGAGGAAGAACGAAAGGATGTGATCAAAGCGTATAATAAGCGGCTGACTAATCATGATCTTCGGGTGCAATTAGAAGCCGCGCGTCTCTGGAGTTTGTGGGAAGGAGAGACGGTAACATTGCTTCCTTCAAATAGTGTAGAGTGCTTTACGGAAGATGAGTTTGCTTTGGCATTTGCTCGGATTGAGAACCACTATTTTATCAATGAGGGTTTTATGAATGAGGAGCAGCAACTGTTGAATAATATTGACGTTATACGGGATATTCCGGCAGTTATCATTCATGGCCGGTATGATATGGCTTGCCGGGTGCAAAATGCCTGGGATCTGGCGCAGGCATGGCCGGAAGCGGAATTACATATTATTGAAGGAGCAGGGCATTCATTTGATGAGCCGGGTATTTTACATCAGCTTATTAGTGCAACAGATAGGTTTGCCGCTCAGTAA
- the yebF gene encoding protein YebF: MKTCHIINRVGLSGVALLLTVSFTVSAVSENKRVDKFISCDNLTKSQIAAQVKRDFLQNRINHWSEDRKQLGTSKPVVWVKAENITGDKEILKIPLTVRGSKRDKDYRVVVDCQQNTISYSELK; encoded by the coding sequence ATGAAAACATGTCATATCATTAACAGAGTTGGCCTATCAGGTGTTGCACTTTTGCTCACTGTTTCATTCACAGTATCTGCTGTGTCGGAGAACAAACGTGTTGATAAATTTATTTCTTGTGACAATTTAACTAAATCGCAAATTGCCGCTCAAGTAAAGCGTGATTTTCTGCAAAACCGCATTAACCATTGGTCAGAAGATAGAAAGCAATTGGGAACTTCTAAACCAGTGGTGTGGGTAAAGGCGGAAAATATCACTGGCGATAAAGAGATATTAAAAATTCCGCTGACTGTTCGTGGTTCTAAGCGTGACAAAGATTACCGTGTTGTCGTTGATTGTCAGCAAAATACGATTAGCTATAGTGAATTGAAATAA
- a CDS encoding YoaH family protein, which yields MFSAMPALSHEEQQRAVEKIQQLMVEGMSSGEAIALVAQELRERHRGKEQVNVVFDDEK from the coding sequence ATGTTTTCAGCGATGCCAGCTTTATCCCATGAGGAACAGCAACGAGCAGTAGAAAAAATTCAGCAATTGATGGTTGAAGGAATGAGCAGTGGCGAAGCGATTGCGTTGGTTGCACAAGAACTTCGTGAGCGGCATCGAGGAAAAGAGCAGGTTAATGTGGTGTTTGATGATGAAAAATGA
- the pabB gene encoding aminodeoxychorismate synthase component 1 → MSISLQKRQLPYQPDAAINYFAPISNQSWAMLLHSGAANHPHNRFDILVAEPRITLLSHNKSTEINEDGDSYITEEDPFYLLKRQLEKLNITAKRDPDLPFQGGALGLWGYDLGRYLEELPLQAKNELSFPDMAIGIYDWALIVDHHKKEVILFSYSDVDTRLNWLTSHQVSPKMAFTLTSEWQSNMSAKQYHEKINCIHHYLLSGDCYQVNLAQRFCADYQGDEWQAFIKLNENNRAPFSAFIRLPENSVISVSPERFLLLENKQIQTRPIKGTLPRLSDTEKDVLQAVKLAASKKDQAENLMIVDLLRNDIGRVATPGSVKVPELFLVEQFPAVHHLVSTITATLPNEQHATDLLRACFPGGSITGAPKIRAMEIIEELEPHRRHGYCGSIGYISFCGTMDSNITIRTLLTEKEKIYCWAGGGIVADSTAEKEYQETFDKLNRILPQLGKIKVI, encoded by the coding sequence ATGAGCATTTCACTACAAAAACGGCAATTACCCTATCAACCAGACGCTGCCATCAACTATTTTGCGCCGATTTCAAATCAGTCTTGGGCAATGCTGCTCCATTCTGGTGCTGCCAACCATCCTCATAATCGGTTCGATATTCTGGTTGCAGAACCACGGATAACACTGCTTAGTCATAATAAATCAACTGAAATAAATGAAGATGGCGATAGCTATATTACTGAGGAAGATCCCTTTTACCTGCTAAAAAGACAACTAGAAAAATTAAATATTACAGCAAAGCGTGATCCTGATTTGCCATTTCAGGGCGGTGCGCTAGGTCTATGGGGATATGATCTTGGGCGTTACCTTGAAGAGTTACCATTACAAGCCAAAAATGAGTTGTCATTTCCAGATATGGCAATCGGTATTTATGACTGGGCGCTGATTGTTGATCATCACAAAAAAGAGGTGATTTTATTCAGCTACAGTGATGTTGACACGCGCCTGAACTGGCTTACTTCTCACCAAGTTTCGCCAAAAATGGCTTTTACGTTGACCAGTGAATGGCAATCAAATATGAGTGCCAAACAATATCATGAGAAAATTAACTGCATTCATCACTATCTGTTAAGTGGTGATTGTTATCAAGTTAACCTGGCACAACGATTTTGCGCTGATTACCAAGGAGATGAATGGCAAGCATTCATAAAACTTAATGAGAACAACCGTGCACCTTTTTCCGCCTTTATTCGTTTACCGGAAAACAGCGTTATCAGCGTCTCTCCTGAACGTTTTTTACTCCTGGAGAATAAACAAATTCAAACTCGCCCGATTAAGGGAACATTACCGCGCTTAAGTGATACAGAAAAGGACGTACTGCAAGCTGTAAAACTGGCCGCCTCGAAAAAAGACCAGGCTGAAAATTTGATGATCGTCGATTTATTGCGTAATGATATTGGCCGGGTAGCCACACCGGGGTCAGTTAAAGTTCCTGAATTGTTTTTAGTTGAACAATTCCCTGCCGTTCATCATCTGGTTAGCACAATCACCGCAACACTGCCAAATGAACAACATGCTACGGATTTATTACGCGCCTGCTTTCCCGGTGGTTCTATTACCGGAGCGCCTAAAATCAGAGCAATGGAAATAATAGAAGAGCTTGAACCTCACCGCCGACATGGATATTGTGGTTCAATTGGCTATATTAGTTTCTGTGGCACAATGGACAGCAATATCACCATACGTACCCTCTTAACTGAGAAAGAAAAAATATATTGCTGGGCCGGTGGCGGAATCGTTGCCGACAGCACTGCTGAAAAAGAGTATCAGGAAACATTTGATAAGTTGAATCGTATCTTACCGCAACTAGGGAAAATAAAAGTAATATGA
- a CDS encoding CoA pyrophosphatase, with amino-acid sequence MISLSDFVNRFQLQLPPPPKRLSDNNRHAAVLLPIICKPKPTLLLTRRSATLRSHAGQVAFPGGVADPKDKSIIATALREAEEEVNIPHQKVQVLGQLAPLNSSGGYLVTPIVGLLPPGLSLHSNPAEVAKIFEVPLSEALSLSSYHYLDVSRRGQQHRVYFYWYQQHLIWGLTATIIHQLAQQVQV; translated from the coding sequence ATGATATCACTGTCTGATTTCGTTAACAGATTTCAGTTACAACTTCCACCACCACCTAAACGGCTTTCAGATAACAACCGCCATGCTGCGGTGTTATTACCAATCATCTGCAAACCGAAGCCAACGTTATTATTGACCCGACGCTCAGCCACTTTACGATCACATGCCGGTCAAGTCGCCTTTCCAGGGGGCGTTGCTGATCCTAAAGATAAATCAATAATCGCGACAGCACTACGGGAAGCGGAAGAAGAAGTTAACATACCTCATCAGAAAGTTCAGGTTCTGGGACAACTCGCCCCTTTAAATAGCAGCGGCGGCTATCTGGTAACGCCTATTGTCGGATTATTGCCCCCCGGATTATCCCTCCACAGCAACCCGGCAGAAGTTGCCAAAATATTCGAAGTTCCTCTATCTGAAGCACTTTCACTTTCGAGTTATCATTATCTTGATGTTAGTCGCCGTGGTCAGCAGCATCGTGTCTATTTTTACTGGTATCAGCAGCATCTCATTTGGGGATTAACAGCGACAATAATTCATCAATTAGCTCAACAAGTTCAGGTTTGA
- a CDS encoding L-serine ammonia-lyase: MISVFDMFKVGIGPSSSHTVGPMKAGKQFVDDLVNQGLMPSITRVAVDVYGSLSLTGKGHHTDIAIIMGLAGNLPATVDIDSIPGFIRDVEQTQRIKLANGLHEVDFPRDSGMVFRSDNLSLHENGMQIHAFAGDKKVYSKTYYSIGGGFIVDEEHFGKPSQDTKPVSYPFNSAKELLMNCNKTGLSISGLMMKNELDLHSKEEINAYFADVWDTMQACIERGLNTEGILPGPLRVPRRAAALHRMLTSSNNLSNDPMNVVDLVNMFALAVNEENAAGGRVVTAPTNGACGIVPAVLAYYNHCIEPVTPELYIRYFLASGAIGILYKMNASISGAEVGCQGEVGVACSMAAAGLAELLGGSAEQVCIAAEIGMEHNLGLTCDPVAGQVQVPCIERNAIASVKAINAARMALRRTSEPRVSLDKVIETMYETGKDMNAKYRETSRGGLAIKVQCD, from the coding sequence GTGATTAGCGTTTTCGACATGTTTAAGGTCGGTATTGGCCCATCTAGCTCTCATACGGTTGGCCCGATGAAAGCCGGCAAACAGTTTGTCGACGATCTGGTAAACCAGGGATTAATGCCTTCTATCACGCGTGTAGCCGTCGATGTTTACGGCTCACTCTCATTAACCGGCAAGGGTCATCATACGGATATCGCCATTATCATGGGTCTGGCAGGTAATTTACCCGCCACCGTTGATATTGATTCGATCCCCGGTTTTATTCGTGATGTAGAGCAAACACAGCGTATTAAACTAGCCAACGGTTTACATGAAGTCGATTTCCCACGTGATAGCGGCATGGTTTTCCGAAGTGATAATCTGTCATTACATGAAAACGGCATGCAAATTCACGCATTCGCGGGGGACAAAAAAGTTTATAGCAAAACCTACTACTCGATTGGTGGTGGTTTTATTGTTGATGAAGAGCACTTTGGTAAACCCTCTCAGGATACCAAACCGGTTTCATATCCATTCAATTCAGCAAAAGAATTACTGATGAATTGTAATAAAACCGGGTTATCTATTTCCGGTTTAATGATGAAAAACGAACTGGATCTCCACAGCAAAGAAGAAATTAATGCCTATTTTGCCGATGTCTGGGATACCATGCAGGCTTGTATTGAACGTGGTTTGAACACCGAAGGGATTTTACCTGGCCCACTGCGTGTACCACGCCGGGCAGCGGCATTACATCGTATGCTGACCTCATCAAACAATTTGTCTAATGATCCAATGAATGTCGTGGATTTGGTGAATATGTTTGCCTTGGCAGTCAATGAAGAAAATGCTGCGGGTGGGCGTGTTGTTACCGCACCAACCAACGGCGCTTGTGGCATTGTTCCTGCCGTACTCGCTTATTACAACCATTGTATTGAACCTGTAACACCAGAGCTCTATATCCGCTATTTCCTGGCTTCTGGCGCTATTGGCATCCTATATAAAATGAATGCATCGATATCTGGCGCTGAAGTGGGTTGCCAAGGGGAAGTAGGTGTTGCCTGCTCAATGGCCGCTGCCGGCCTTGCTGAACTGCTCGGTGGCAGCGCTGAACAGGTCTGTATTGCGGCTGAAATCGGTATGGAACATAACCTCGGCCTTACCTGTGACCCGGTGGCAGGCCAAGTACAAGTACCTTGTATTGAACGAAATGCCATTGCTTCAGTAAAAGCAATCAATGCTGCACGCATGGCTTTGCGCCGTACCAGCGAACCGCGCGTTTCTCTCGATAAAGTTATTGAAACCATGTACGAAACAGGCAAAGACATGAACGCCAAATATCGTGAAACATCCCGCGGTGGGTTAGCAATTAAGGTTCAGTGTGATTAA
- the manX gene encoding PTS mannose transporter subunit IIAB, whose translation MSIAIMIGTHGAAAEQLLHTAEMLIGEQENVSYIDFVPGENADTLFEKYNSKLETLNTEQGVLFLVDTWGGSPFNAASRIAVDKENYEIITGVNVPMLVETFMCRDDDPSLAELVSVALETGKEGIRALKTEEPQIAEPAKPVASVAAPSFAPSAGGHMKIALARIDDRLIHGQVATRWTKETNVKRIIVVSDEVAADTVRTTLLKQVAPPGLSAHVVDVAKCVRVYNNPKYANERVMLLFTNPTDVLRLVEDGVDITSVNIGGMAFRQGKTQVNNAISVDETDIAAFKKLNERGIELEARKVASDSRLQMMDLLQKVKNENQIRAI comes from the coding sequence GTGAGTATAGCCATTATGATTGGCACACACGGAGCTGCGGCTGAGCAACTGCTTCATACCGCAGAGATGTTAATTGGAGAGCAAGAAAATGTCTCTTACATTGACTTCGTTCCTGGTGAAAATGCCGATACCTTATTTGAAAAATACAACAGTAAACTGGAAACGCTTAATACAGAGCAAGGTGTACTGTTTCTTGTCGATACATGGGGAGGAAGTCCATTCAATGCGGCTAGCCGTATCGCCGTAGATAAAGAGAATTATGAGATCATCACCGGAGTTAACGTTCCAATGTTAGTTGAAACCTTTATGTGTCGAGATGATGACCCATCTCTGGCAGAACTGGTTTCCGTTGCTCTGGAAACCGGGAAAGAAGGCATCCGGGCCCTGAAAACAGAAGAACCTCAAATAGCTGAACCCGCCAAGCCCGTGGCATCCGTTGCGGCACCTTCATTTGCACCATCAGCCGGTGGTCATATGAAAATTGCACTGGCTCGAATTGACGACCGCCTCATTCATGGTCAGGTTGCTACTCGTTGGACAAAAGAAACCAATGTCAAACGGATCATTGTCGTCAGCGATGAAGTTGCTGCTGATACTGTCCGTACCACCTTGCTAAAACAAGTTGCTCCACCGGGGCTCAGTGCTCACGTTGTTGATGTTGCAAAATGTGTTCGCGTTTATAACAACCCGAAATATGCCAATGAGCGTGTCATGTTGCTGTTTACAAACCCAACAGATGTTTTGCGTTTAGTCGAAGACGGTGTCGATATCACTTCTGTCAACATTGGTGGAATGGCTTTCCGTCAAGGAAAAACGCAAGTTAACAACGCAATATCCGTTGATGAAACCGATATTGCAGCCTTCAAAAAACTAAATGAACGAGGCATTGAACTTGAAGCCCGCAAGGTTGCCAGTGACAGCCGCTTACAAATGATGGATCTACTCCAGAAGGTTAAAAACGAAAATCAGATCAGAGCAATTTAA